The Thermodesulfobacterium sp. TA1 sequence TTCCCGGAAAAATTTTTACACAATAAAAGGAACACCATGAAATACAACCTCATAAGGATAAGTTGACAAAAAAGGATAACTGTTTAAAGTTTATAAAAAAAGGAGGAGTGCCCGAGTGGACGAAGGGGGCCGACTCGAAATCGGCTGAAGGGGTGTTAAGCCCCTTCCGGGGGTTCGAATCCCTCCTCCTCCGTTGCTAAAATTTTTAAGTATATCCTAATATAAATGCGTAATTACAACCTTAAAAAATTTAAAATCTTAGAACTCTTGTCTCAATCTTCTTTTATTTCAGGAGAAATTTTGGCACAAAAGCTTGAAATCTCAAGAACGGCTGTTTGGAAGTATATTCAAGCCTTAAAAGCAGAAGGATACCCTATTGTAACCACCAAAAAAGGTTATACTCTCAAGCCTACCTCAGACCTAATTTTACCTGAAAAAATAGAACAAGCTCTAAAAAAACAAAAGATAGGATTGGTAGATAAAGTTTACTACTTTCGGTCTGTTTCTTCTACGATGGAAGTAGCCAAAGAACTGGCTAAAAAAGAAAAAAATTTTTTAGTTATAGCTGAAATACAAACCTCTGGACGTGGAAGGCTTGGAAGGTCATGGCTTTCAAACGAAGGCGGAATATGGATGAGTTTATTAATCAGACCTTCTTTTTCTTTAAGAGAAAGTTTTATACTTACTTACCTTGCGAGTTTATGTGTAGTTAAAGCCCTTAGAGAAACAACCCAGCTTCCTTTTTATCTGAAATGGCCTAACGATGTAGTGTTTTTAAAAAATGAAGAAATAAAGAAAGTTGCAGGAATTTTGCTTGAATTAAAGGCTGAAGTAGACCAAATAGAGTATGCTATAATAGGAATAGGAATAAACGTTAACAATCAAATTAGTCCTTTAGAACCTACCGGTATTTCTTTACAAGAGCTTACTAACAAAATTTGGAATAGAACAGAAATCATCATAGAAATCATAGAAAATTTTGAAAAATATTCCCAAACCACATCTGAAGAAATCTTAAAGGCATGGAAAGAACTTTGTTTAACCTTAGGCAAAAAGGTTAAAATCATAAAACCTCAAGAAGAACTAATCGGAATAGCTATTGATATAGCAGAAGACGGGGCCCTTATTTTGGAAACAGGAGCCCCTTCGTTAGTAAAAATCTATTCAGGAGATTGTATCCATTTAAGAACCACTTAATTAGGTATTATAAGTTTATTATCGCAATGGTTGGCTCTAAACATCTACTTATAACTGATGAGCTTACTCCGCCAAGAACGATTTCTCTAAGGGCTGAACGGCCTTTCCTACCCATAACTACAAGGTCATAACCACCTTCTTTTATTTCTTTAACTATTTCTTCTTTAGGAAAACCAAGAGAAACTTTAGTTATAATTAAGTCTTGAGAAATCCCTTCCTCTAAAAATTTATTTTTAGCTTTATCAAGGATTTCTTTGGCTTCTTGCTCAGGATCTATACCCTCCCTTACTCTTTCAAGATAAAAAGAAAGATTAACAACCCTTAAAAGGGTAATTTTATTTATACTTTTAACCATTTTTACTACACATACTGCATGCTCTACTGCTTTCATCGAGTATTCCGAACCATCAACAGGAACTAAAACCTGGGAAACAGGGGTTTCTTCTACTACCTTTTCTCCAACAAGATATACATTGTGATTTATCAATCCATGCAAAACTTTACTTGATATACTTCCAAGAAAAAAACCCTTTAATTCTGACATTCCTCTTCTTGCAAGTATTACTGTCTGGAAATTTTCCTTTTTTGCAATTTCAATTATTTTATTTCCAGGGTCTCCCTCTTCAATTCTTTTTTCTATTAAACCATTAAATCCAGCATCTTTTAAAATCTTCTCGTACTCAGACATAAAAGGCATTATATTTTCTTCAACATATTTCTCTTTAATCTTTTTAAAAACCTCTGAACCCTTTATAAGCTCTGCCCTAAAATCAACATTTTTCATGTGTTCACTTAAGTACCCACCTGCCATTACGTAAAGAAAAGTAATGTTTAAGGATTCAATCCCTTTTAGTAAAGCCCCAGCAAATTTAACCGCTCTTAATGCATTTGGACTCCCATCAACCGGTAATAAAACTTTATCAAAATAACATTTATTCATTTTTTCCCCCTCATTTTTTAAAATAAAACCTTAGTAAAAGAGTAAAAGCCATATATTACTAATTATAATAGTAATTACCATAAAAAGAAAAGCGTACTTCATAAATCCAAAAAAGCTTATTTTGTAGCCTGCTGCCTCAGCAATTCCTACAGTTACAACGTTAGCAGAAGCACCAATTATTGTGCCATTACCTCCTAGACAGGCCCCTAAAGCAAGCGCCCACCAAAGAACATTACTTTCAGCACCTGGAATTACCTTTGTAAGGTAGGAAACTATAGGCAACATGGTTGCAGTAAAGGGAATGTTATCTACAAAGGCACTCATTATAGCGGAAACCCACAAAATTAGACATATAGCAACGGTTAAATTTCCGGCAGAAAGATTATGAACCCAATCTGCGATAACCGCAAGCAACCCGACTTCCTCTACCGCTCCAACGATTATAAAGAGAAAAATAAAAAATAAAAGGGTTGTCCACTCTATATCTTTTTCAATCAATTCCAACATTTTTACTTTTTTAGTTAAAACTGCATAGGTAAACAGCACCCCAGCACCAAACAAAGCGGGAATACTTACTTCCATATGCCAAATTCCATGGGTTACAAAAAACGAGATAACGATTGCCATAGTTAAAAGGCCATAGTTAAGAAGGGTTTTATCTTTGATTTTATATTCTTCTCTTAAATAATTTATAAAATCATCTATTTTTTCAACCTTTCCTTTTTGGTATTCCTTTGAATAGAAAAATTTATTATAAATTATTAAAGCTATCATACAGATGAGAACAACGGGGGTAAGAGCATATACAAACTGCATAAAAGTAAGGCCTGTATATGAGCCAATCATAATGTTAGGTGGGTCACCGATAAGGGTTGCAGTTCCGCCAACGTTTGATGCCATTATACCTGGAATAAGCAAACTCAAAGGATTAATTTTTAAAGCTATGGCAATTTCTATTAAAACAGGTGTATAAAGAAGCATTGTAGTTACATTATCAAGTAAAGCAGAGGTAACGGCTATAAAAAAGCAAGAGATGATTGCAAGAGCCATAACATTTCCTTTTGCAATTTTATAAGACATATAAGCACACCACTGAAAGATCCCTGTATGTTTAAGTACTCCGATTATTACCATCATTCCCATAAGAAGAAAAATTACATTCATGTCTATTGCCTGGATAGCTCTTTCAAAGGAAATGATATGAAACTCTGGATTAAAGGTGCCAAGGGTATAGGTTAAAATAAGCATGGTTGCCGCACCTAAC is a genomic window containing:
- a CDS encoding biotin--[acetyl-CoA-carboxylase] ligase, which codes for MRNYNLKKFKILELLSQSSFISGEILAQKLEISRTAVWKYIQALKAEGYPIVTTKKGYTLKPTSDLILPEKIEQALKKQKIGLVDKVYYFRSVSSTMEVAKELAKKEKNFLVIAEIQTSGRGRLGRSWLSNEGGIWMSLLIRPSFSLRESFILTYLASLCVVKALRETTQLPFYLKWPNDVVFLKNEEIKKVAGILLELKAEVDQIEYAIIGIGINVNNQISPLEPTGISLQELTNKIWNRTEIIIEIIENFEKYSQTTSEEILKAWKELCLTLGKKVKIIKPQEELIGIAIDIAEDGALILETGAPSLVKIYSGDCIHLRTT
- a CDS encoding universal stress protein; this encodes MNKCYFDKVLLPVDGSPNALRAVKFAGALLKGIESLNITFLYVMAGGYLSEHMKNVDFRAELIKGSEVFKKIKEKYVEENIMPFMSEYEKILKDAGFNGLIEKRIEEGDPGNKIIEIAKKENFQTVILARRGMSELKGFFLGSISSKVLHGLINHNVYLVGEKVVEETPVSQVLVPVDGSEYSMKAVEHAVCVVKMVKSINKITLLRVVNLSFYLERVREGIDPEQEAKEILDKAKNKFLEEGISQDLIITKVSLGFPKEEIVKEIKEGGYDLVVMGRKGRSALREIVLGGVSSSVISRCLEPTIAIINL
- a CDS encoding SLC13 family permease, whose amino-acid sequence is MKWPFIFLWLFWMCFFNVFAFAEETQKDLDIFYISGKIIDSHKEPVKETEIRLLVDGKPHKLIVEDKEIDKTVTSSQGTFQIEFHLPKGVIEKAKIQLEIVKSSYKKTLVEFKKEDFAVKGNQFYLTKDIMIERKLGPAFWIATAVFLIAYALISFELLHRTVAAMLGAATMLILTYTLGTFNPEFHIISFERAIQAIDMNVIFLLMGMMVIIGVLKHTGIFQWCAYMSYKIAKGNVMALAIISCFFIAVTSALLDNVTTMLLYTPVLIEIAIALKINPLSLLIPGIMASNVGGTATLIGDPPNIMIGSYTGLTFMQFVYALTPVVLICMIALIIYNKFFYSKEYQKGKVEKIDDFINYLREEYKIKDKTLLNYGLLTMAIVISFFVTHGIWHMEVSIPALFGAGVLFTYAVLTKKVKMLELIEKDIEWTTLLFFIFLFIIVGAVEEVGLLAVIADWVHNLSAGNLTVAICLILWVSAIMSAFVDNIPFTATMLPIVSYLTKVIPGAESNVLWWALALGACLGGNGTIIGASANVVTVGIAEAAGYKISFFGFMKYAFLFMVITIIISNIWLLLFY